In Melanotaenia boesemani isolate fMelBoe1 chromosome 18, fMelBoe1.pri, whole genome shotgun sequence, the following proteins share a genomic window:
- the LOC121629028 gene encoding adhesive plaque matrix protein-like isoform X7, with translation METLLRLLLLSLLAVEQCQINAYDVIAEKHKDEQLLLASDQPDYRGYNFEDDPSWTTGGLDDSILEANEQQVGDSDYHPQQHAWTYQHPKQQLPHVVQQQEGPQHSMMPSYPTKWLQHPKLSEHPGLPDFLPQLQQPQQPEMPIYLPQQPKQPQYHETPAYPLQYPQNTRHHEGSGHTQRQHQNTGNPKMPPLPQHPKVPGYSQVQQQQAPQHPQVPDYPLQQDSQQPPQHPKVPGYHLQQLPQLPKVPSYPPQYEAQHAPQHPKVPGYPRVQQQQQAPQHPKVPGYPQVQQQAPQHPPQHPKVPGYPLRQLPQLPKVPGYPQMQQQAPQLPKVPGYPQVQQQQAPQHPKVPGYPQVQQQQAPQHPKVPGYPQVQQQQQAPQHPKVPGYPQVQQQQQAPQHPKVPGYPQVQQQQQAPQHPKVPGYPQVQQQAPQHPKVPGYPQVQQQQQAPQHPKVPGYPQVQQQAPQHPKVPGYPQVQQQAPQHPKVPGYPQVQQQQAPQHPKVPGYPQVQQQQAPQHPKVPGYPPPQAQEVQQPPQHPKVPSYPPQQQVLQQQAPQNPKVPGYPTQQSQHPQVPEYLPQQPKHPEVSAKQPLVSQRSQPLQGHSQRPQALRHSAKLPKRPYFALQWPHPQPKWLQKA, from the exons ATGGAGACCCTCTTaag ATTGTTGCTGTTGTCCTTGCTAGCTGTTGAACAATGCCAAATAAATG CCTATGATGTTATAGCTGAGAAGCACAAAGATGAACAGCTGTTGCTTGCAAGTGATCAACCAGATTATAGAGGCTATAATTTTGAAGATGACCCTTCCTGGACTACTGGGGGACTTGATGATTCAATCTTGGAAGCAAATGAG CAACAGGTTGGAGATTCTGATTATCATCCACAACAGCATGCATGGACATACCAACATCCGAAGCAACAGCTGCCACATGTGGTCCAGCAACAAGAAGGGCCTCAGCACTCAATGATGCCCAGCTATCCTACAAAATGGTTGCAACACCCAAAGTTGTCTGAGCACCCTGGGCTACCTGACTTTCTGCCCCAACTACAGCAGCCTCAGCAACCTGAGATGCCCATCTACCTGCCCCAACAACCAAAGCAGCCCCAATACCATGAAACACCTGCCTACCCATTACAATATCCCCAAAACACTCGGCACCATGAAGGGTCTGGTCACACACAACGACAACATCAAAATACTGGTAACCCTAAGATGCCCCCTCTGCCACAACACCCCAAAGTGCCTGGCTACTCtcaggtgcagcagcagcaggctcCCCAGCACCCCCAAGTGCCTGACTACCCTTTGCAGCAGGATTCACAGCAGCCACCACAGCATCCCAAGGTGCCTGGCTaccatctgcagcagctgcccCAGCTCCCCAAGGTGCCTAGTTACCCTCCTCAGTACGAGGCTCAGCATGCACCCCAGCACCCCAAGGTGCCTGGCTACCCTCgggtgcagcagcagcagcaggcgcCCCAGCACCCCAAGGTGCCTGGCTACCCTCAGGTGCAGCAGCAG gcgcCCCAGCACCCGCCACAGCACCCCAAGGTGCCTGGCTACCCTCTGCGGCAGCTGCCCCAGCTTCCCAAGGTGCCTGGCTACCCTCAGATGCAGCAGCAGGCACCCCAGCTTCCCAAGGTGCCTGGCTACCCTCAG gtgcagcagcagcaggcgcCCCAGCACCCCAAGGTGCCTGGCTACCCtcaggtgcagcagcagcaggcgcCCCAGCACCCCAAGGTGCCTGGCTACCCtcaggtgcagcagcagcagcaggcgcCCCAGCACCCCAAGGTGCCTGGCTACCCtcaggtgcagcagcagcagcaggcgcCCCAGCACCCCAAGGTGCCTGGCTACCCtcaggtgcagcagcagcagcaggcgcCCCAGCACCCCAAGGTGCCTGGCTACCCTCAGGTGCAGCAGCAGGCGCCCCAGCACCCCAAGGTGCCTGGCTACCCTCAGGTGCAGCAGCAG CAGCAGGCGCCCCAGCACCCCAAGGTGCCTGGCTACCCTCAGGTGCAGCAGCAGGCGCCCCAGCACCCCAAGGTGCCTGGCTACCCTCAGGTGCAGCAGCAGGCGCCCCAGCACCCCAAGGTGCCTGGCTACCCtcaggtgcagcagcagcaggcgcCCCAGCACCCCAAGGTGCCTGGCTACCCtcaggtgcagcagcagcaggcgcCCCAGCACCCCAAGGTGCCTGGCTACCCTCCACCGCAGGCACAGGAAGTGCAGCAACCACCCCAGCACCCCAAGGTTCCTAGCTACCCTCCACAACAGcaggtgctgcagcagcaggCACCCCAGAACCCCAAGGTGCCTGGCTACCCTACCCAGCAGTCCCAGCATCCCCAGGTGCCTGAATACCTGCCCCAGCAGCCTAAGCACCCTGAGGTGTCTGCCAAGCAACCTTTGGTATCCCAGCGATCACAGCCCTTACAGGGGCATAGCCAGAGACCCCAAGCACTTCGCCATTCTGCCAAGCTACCCAAGCGACCTTACTTTGCTCTCCAGTGGCCACATCCTCAACCTAAGTGGTTGCAAAAAGCATAG
- the LOC121629028 gene encoding protein PELPK1-like isoform X13, with amino-acid sequence METLLRLLLLSLLAVEQCQINAYDVIAEKHKDEQLLLASDQPDYRGYNFEDDPSWTTGGLDDSILEANEQQVGDSDYHPQQHAWTYQHPKQQLPHVVQQQEGPQHSMMPSYPTKWLQHPKLSEHPGLPDFLPQLQQPQQPEMPIYLPQQPKQPQYHETPAYPLQYPQNTRHHEGSGHTQRQHQNTGNPKMPPLPQHPKVPGYSQVQQQQAPQHPQVPDYPLQQDSQQPPQHPKVPGYHLQQLPQLPKVPSYPPQYEAQHAPQHPKVPGYPRVQQQQQAPQHPKVPGYPQVQQQAPQHPKVPGYPQVQQQAPQHPKVPGYPQVQQQQAPQHPPQHPKVPGYPLRQLPQLPKVPGYPQMQQQAPQLPKVPGYPQVQQQQAPQHPKVPGYPQVQQQQAPQHPKVPGYPQVQQQQQAPQHPKVPGYPQVQQQQQAPQHPKVPGYPQVQQQQQAPQHPKVPGYPQVQQQAPQHPKVPGYPQVQQQQAPQHPKVPGYPQVQQQQAPQHPKVPGYPPPQAQEVQQPPQHPKVPSYPPQQQVLQQQAPQNPKVPGYPTQQSQHPQVPEYLPQQPKHPEVSAKQPLVSQRSQPLQGHSQRPQALRHSAKLPKRPYFALQWPHPQPKWLQKA; translated from the exons ATGGAGACCCTCTTaag ATTGTTGCTGTTGTCCTTGCTAGCTGTTGAACAATGCCAAATAAATG CCTATGATGTTATAGCTGAGAAGCACAAAGATGAACAGCTGTTGCTTGCAAGTGATCAACCAGATTATAGAGGCTATAATTTTGAAGATGACCCTTCCTGGACTACTGGGGGACTTGATGATTCAATCTTGGAAGCAAATGAG CAACAGGTTGGAGATTCTGATTATCATCCACAACAGCATGCATGGACATACCAACATCCGAAGCAACAGCTGCCACATGTGGTCCAGCAACAAGAAGGGCCTCAGCACTCAATGATGCCCAGCTATCCTACAAAATGGTTGCAACACCCAAAGTTGTCTGAGCACCCTGGGCTACCTGACTTTCTGCCCCAACTACAGCAGCCTCAGCAACCTGAGATGCCCATCTACCTGCCCCAACAACCAAAGCAGCCCCAATACCATGAAACACCTGCCTACCCATTACAATATCCCCAAAACACTCGGCACCATGAAGGGTCTGGTCACACACAACGACAACATCAAAATACTGGTAACCCTAAGATGCCCCCTCTGCCACAACACCCCAAAGTGCCTGGCTACTCtcaggtgcagcagcagcaggctcCCCAGCACCCCCAAGTGCCTGACTACCCTTTGCAGCAGGATTCACAGCAGCCACCACAGCATCCCAAGGTGCCTGGCTaccatctgcagcagctgcccCAGCTCCCCAAGGTGCCTAGTTACCCTCCTCAGTACGAGGCTCAGCATGCACCCCAGCACCCCAAGGTGCCTGGCTACCCTCgggtgcagcagcagcagcaggcgcCCCAGCACCCCAAGGTGCCTGGCTACCCTCAGGTGCAGCAGCAGGCGCCCCAGCACCCCAAGGTGCCTGGCTACCCTCAGGTGCAGCAGCAGGCGCCCCAGCACCCCAAGGTGCCTGGCTACCCtcaggtgcagcagcagcaggcgcCCCAGCACCCGCCACAGCACCCCAAGGTGCCTGGCTACCCTCTGCGGCAGCTGCCCCAGCTTCCCAAGGTGCCTGGCTACCCTCAGATGCAGCAGCAGGCACCCCAGCTTCCCAAGGTGCCTGGCTACCCTCAG gtgcagcagcagcaggcgcCCCAGCACCCCAAGGTGCCTGGCTACCCtcaggtgcagcagcagcaggcgcCCCAGCACCCCAAGGTGCCTGGCTACCCtcaggtgcagcagcagcagcaggcgcCCCAGCACCCCAAGGTGCCTGGCTACCCtcaggtgcagcagcagcagcaggcgcCCCAGCACCCCAAGGTGCCTGGCTACCCtcaggtgcagcagcagcagcaggcgcCCCAGCACCCCAAGGTGCCTGGCTACCCTCAGGTGCAGCAGCAGGCGCCCCAGCACCCCAAGGTGCCTGGCTACCCTCAG gtgcagcagcagcaggcgcCCCAGCACCCCAAGGTGCCTGGCTACCCtcaggtgcagcagcagcaggcgcCCCAGCACCCCAAGGTGCCTGGCTACCCTCCACCGCAGGCACAGGAAGTGCAGCAACCACCCCAGCACCCCAAGGTTCCTAGCTACCCTCCACAACAGcaggtgctgcagcagcaggCACCCCAGAACCCCAAGGTGCCTGGCTACCCTACCCAGCAGTCCCAGCATCCCCAGGTGCCTGAATACCTGCCCCAGCAGCCTAAGCACCCTGAGGTGTCTGCCAAGCAACCTTTGGTATCCCAGCGATCACAGCCCTTACAGGGGCATAGCCAGAGACCCCAAGCACTTCGCCATTCTGCCAAGCTACCCAAGCGACCTTACTTTGCTCTCCAGTGGCCACATCCTCAACCTAAGTGGTTGCAAAAAGCATAG
- the LOC121629028 gene encoding protein PELPK1-like isoform X23 produces the protein METLLRLLLLSLLAVEQCQINAYDVIAEKHKDEQLLLASDQPDYRGYNFEDDPSWTTGGLDDSILEANEQQVGDSDYHPQQHAWTYQHPKQQLPHVVQQQEGPQHSMMPSYPTKWLQHPKLSEHPGLPDFLPQLQQPQQPEMPIYLPQQPKQPQYHETPAYPLQYPQNTRHHEGSGHTQRQHQNTGNPKMPPLPQHPKVPGYSQVQQQQAPQHPQVPDYPLQQDSQQPPQHPKVPGYPQMQQQAPQLPKVPGYPQVQQQQAPQHPKVPGYPQVQQQQAPQHPKVPGYPQVQQQQQAPQHPKVPGYPQVQQQQQAPQHPKVPGYPQVQQQQQAPQHPKVPGYPQVQQQAPQHPKVPGYPQVQQQQQAPQHPKVPGYPQVQQQAPQHPKVPGYPQVQQQAPQHPKVPGYPQVQQQQAPQHPKVPGYPQVQQQQAPQHPKVPGYPPPQAQEVQQPPQHPKVPSYPPQQQVLQQQAPQNPKVPGYPTQQSQHPQVPEYLPQQPKHPEVSAKQPLVSQRSQPLQGHSQRPQALRHSAKLPKRPYFALQWPHPQPKWLQKA, from the exons ATGGAGACCCTCTTaag ATTGTTGCTGTTGTCCTTGCTAGCTGTTGAACAATGCCAAATAAATG CCTATGATGTTATAGCTGAGAAGCACAAAGATGAACAGCTGTTGCTTGCAAGTGATCAACCAGATTATAGAGGCTATAATTTTGAAGATGACCCTTCCTGGACTACTGGGGGACTTGATGATTCAATCTTGGAAGCAAATGAG CAACAGGTTGGAGATTCTGATTATCATCCACAACAGCATGCATGGACATACCAACATCCGAAGCAACAGCTGCCACATGTGGTCCAGCAACAAGAAGGGCCTCAGCACTCAATGATGCCCAGCTATCCTACAAAATGGTTGCAACACCCAAAGTTGTCTGAGCACCCTGGGCTACCTGACTTTCTGCCCCAACTACAGCAGCCTCAGCAACCTGAGATGCCCATCTACCTGCCCCAACAACCAAAGCAGCCCCAATACCATGAAACACCTGCCTACCCATTACAATATCCCCAAAACACTCGGCACCATGAAGGGTCTGGTCACACACAACGACAACATCAAAATACTGGTAACCCTAAGATGCCCCCTCTGCCACAACACCCCAAAGTGCCTGGCTACTCtcaggtgcagcagcagcaggctcCCCAGCACCCCCAAGTGCCTGACTACCCTTTGCAGCAGGATTCACAGCAGCCACCACAGCATCCCAAG GTGCCTGGCTACCCTCAGATGCAGCAGCAGGCACCCCAGCTTCCCAAGGTGCCTGGCTACCCTCAG gtgcagcagcagcaggcgcCCCAGCACCCCAAGGTGCCTGGCTACCCtcaggtgcagcagcagcaggcgcCCCAGCACCCCAAGGTGCCTGGCTACCCtcaggtgcagcagcagcagcaggcgcCCCAGCACCCCAAGGTGCCTGGCTACCCtcaggtgcagcagcagcagcaggcgcCCCAGCACCCCAAGGTGCCTGGCTACCCtcaggtgcagcagcagcagcaggcgcCCCAGCACCCCAAGGTGCCTGGCTACCCTCAGGTGCAGCAGCAGGCGCCCCAGCACCCCAAGGTGCCTGGCTACCCTCAGGTGCAGCAGCAG CAGCAGGCGCCCCAGCACCCCAAGGTGCCTGGCTACCCTCAGGTGCAGCAGCAGGCGCCCCAGCACCCCAAGGTGCCTGGCTACCCTCAGGTGCAGCAGCAGGCGCCCCAGCACCCCAAGGTGCCTGGCTACCCtcaggtgcagcagcagcaggcgcCCCAGCACCCCAAGGTGCCTGGCTACCCtcaggtgcagcagcagcaggcgcCCCAGCACCCCAAGGTGCCTGGCTACCCTCCACCGCAGGCACAGGAAGTGCAGCAACCACCCCAGCACCCCAAGGTTCCTAGCTACCCTCCACAACAGcaggtgctgcagcagcaggCACCCCAGAACCCCAAGGTGCCTGGCTACCCTACCCAGCAGTCCCAGCATCCCCAGGTGCCTGAATACCTGCCCCAGCAGCCTAAGCACCCTGAGGTGTCTGCCAAGCAACCTTTGGTATCCCAGCGATCACAGCCCTTACAGGGGCATAGCCAGAGACCCCAAGCACTTCGCCATTCTGCCAAGCTACCCAAGCGACCTTACTTTGCTCTCCAGTGGCCACATCCTCAACCTAAGTGGTTGCAAAAAGCATAG
- the LOC121629028 gene encoding protein PELPK1-like isoform X11 encodes METLLRLLLLSLLAVEQCQINAYDVIAEKHKDEQLLLASDQPDYRGYNFEDDPSWTTGGLDDSILEANEQQVGDSDYHPQQHAWTYQHPKQQLPHVVQQQEGPQHSMMPSYPTKWLQHPKLSEHPGLPDFLPQLQQPQQPEMPIYLPQQPKQPQYHETPAYPLQYPQNTRHHEGSGHTQRQHQNTGNPKMPPLPQHPKVPGYSQVQQQQAPQHPQVPDYPLQQDSQQPPQHPKVPGYHLQQLPQLPKVPGYPQVQQQAPQHPKVPGYPQVQQQAPQHPKVPGYPQVQQQQAPQHPPQHPKVPGYPLRQLPQLPKVPGYPQMQQQAPQLPKVPGYPQVQQQQAPQHPKVPGYPQVQQQQAPQHPKVPGYPQVQQQQQAPQHPKVPGYPQVQQQQQAPQHPKVPGYPQVQQQQQAPQHPKVPGYPQVQQQAPQHPKVPGYPQVQQQQQAPQHPKVPGYPQVQQQAPQHPKVPGYPQVQQQAPQHPKVPGYPQVQQQQAPQHPKVPGYPQVQQQQAPQHPKVPGYPPPQAQEVQQPPQHPKVPSYPPQQQVLQQQAPQNPKVPGYPTQQSQHPQVPEYLPQQPKHPEVSAKQPLVSQRSQPLQGHSQRPQALRHSAKLPKRPYFALQWPHPQPKWLQKA; translated from the exons ATGGAGACCCTCTTaag ATTGTTGCTGTTGTCCTTGCTAGCTGTTGAACAATGCCAAATAAATG CCTATGATGTTATAGCTGAGAAGCACAAAGATGAACAGCTGTTGCTTGCAAGTGATCAACCAGATTATAGAGGCTATAATTTTGAAGATGACCCTTCCTGGACTACTGGGGGACTTGATGATTCAATCTTGGAAGCAAATGAG CAACAGGTTGGAGATTCTGATTATCATCCACAACAGCATGCATGGACATACCAACATCCGAAGCAACAGCTGCCACATGTGGTCCAGCAACAAGAAGGGCCTCAGCACTCAATGATGCCCAGCTATCCTACAAAATGGTTGCAACACCCAAAGTTGTCTGAGCACCCTGGGCTACCTGACTTTCTGCCCCAACTACAGCAGCCTCAGCAACCTGAGATGCCCATCTACCTGCCCCAACAACCAAAGCAGCCCCAATACCATGAAACACCTGCCTACCCATTACAATATCCCCAAAACACTCGGCACCATGAAGGGTCTGGTCACACACAACGACAACATCAAAATACTGGTAACCCTAAGATGCCCCCTCTGCCACAACACCCCAAAGTGCCTGGCTACTCtcaggtgcagcagcagcaggctcCCCAGCACCCCCAAGTGCCTGACTACCCTTTGCAGCAGGATTCACAGCAGCCACCACAGCATCCCAAGGTGCCTGGCTaccatctgcagcagctgcccCAGCTCCCCAAG GTGCCTGGCTACCCTCAGGTGCAGCAGCAGGCGCCCCAGCACCCCAAGGTGCCTGGCTACCCTCAGGTGCAGCAGCAGGCGCCCCAGCACCCCAAGGTGCCTGGCTACCCtcaggtgcagcagcagcaggcgcCCCAGCACCCGCCACAGCACCCCAAGGTGCCTGGCTACCCTCTGCGGCAGCTGCCCCAGCTTCCCAAGGTGCCTGGCTACCCTCAGATGCAGCAGCAGGCACCCCAGCTTCCCAAGGTGCCTGGCTACCCTCAG gtgcagcagcagcaggcgcCCCAGCACCCCAAGGTGCCTGGCTACCCtcaggtgcagcagcagcaggcgcCCCAGCACCCCAAGGTGCCTGGCTACCCtcaggtgcagcagcagcagcaggcgcCCCAGCACCCCAAGGTGCCTGGCTACCCtcaggtgcagcagcagcagcaggcgcCCCAGCACCCCAAGGTGCCTGGCTACCCtcaggtgcagcagcagcagcaggcgcCCCAGCACCCCAAGGTGCCTGGCTACCCTCAGGTGCAGCAGCAGGCGCCCCAGCACCCCAAGGTGCCTGGCTACCCTCAGGTGCAGCAGCAG CAGCAGGCGCCCCAGCACCCCAAGGTGCCTGGCTACCCTCAGGTGCAGCAGCAGGCGCCCCAGCACCCCAAGGTGCCTGGCTACCCTCAGGTGCAGCAGCAGGCGCCCCAGCACCCCAAGGTGCCTGGCTACCCtcaggtgcagcagcagcaggcgcCCCAGCACCCCAAGGTGCCTGGCTACCCtcaggtgcagcagcagcaggcgcCCCAGCACCCCAAGGTGCCTGGCTACCCTCCACCGCAGGCACAGGAAGTGCAGCAACCACCCCAGCACCCCAAGGTTCCTAGCTACCCTCCACAACAGcaggtgctgcagcagcaggCACCCCAGAACCCCAAGGTGCCTGGCTACCCTACCCAGCAGTCCCAGCATCCCCAGGTGCCTGAATACCTGCCCCAGCAGCCTAAGCACCCTGAGGTGTCTGCCAAGCAACCTTTGGTATCCCAGCGATCACAGCCCTTACAGGGGCATAGCCAGAGACCCCAAGCACTTCGCCATTCTGCCAAGCTACCCAAGCGACCTTACTTTGCTCTCCAGTGGCCACATCCTCAACCTAAGTGGTTGCAAAAAGCATAG
- the LOC121629028 gene encoding protein PELPK1-like isoform X21, whose amino-acid sequence METLLRLLLLSLLAVEQCQINAYDVIAEKHKDEQLLLASDQPDYRGYNFEDDPSWTTGGLDDSILEANEQQVGDSDYHPQQHAWTYQHPKQQLPHVVQQQEGPQHSMMPSYPTKWLQHPKLSEHPGLPDFLPQLQQPQQPEMPIYLPQQPKQPQYHETPAYPLQYPQNTRHHEGSGHTQRQHQNTGNPKMPPLPQHPKVPGYSQVQQQQAPQHPQVPDYPLQQDSQQPPQHPKVPGYPLRQLPQLPKVPGYPQMQQQAPQLPKVPGYPQVQQQQAPQHPKVPGYPQVQQQQAPQHPKVPGYPQVQQQQQAPQHPKVPGYPQVQQQQQAPQHPKVPGYPQVQQQQQAPQHPKVPGYPQVQQQAPQHPKVPGYPQVQQQQQAPQHPKVPGYPQVQQQAPQHPKVPGYPQVQQQAPQHPKVPGYPQVQQQQAPQHPKVPGYPQVQQQQAPQHPKVPGYPPPQAQEVQQPPQHPKVPSYPPQQQVLQQQAPQNPKVPGYPTQQSQHPQVPEYLPQQPKHPEVSAKQPLVSQRSQPLQGHSQRPQALRHSAKLPKRPYFALQWPHPQPKWLQKA is encoded by the exons ATGGAGACCCTCTTaag ATTGTTGCTGTTGTCCTTGCTAGCTGTTGAACAATGCCAAATAAATG CCTATGATGTTATAGCTGAGAAGCACAAAGATGAACAGCTGTTGCTTGCAAGTGATCAACCAGATTATAGAGGCTATAATTTTGAAGATGACCCTTCCTGGACTACTGGGGGACTTGATGATTCAATCTTGGAAGCAAATGAG CAACAGGTTGGAGATTCTGATTATCATCCACAACAGCATGCATGGACATACCAACATCCGAAGCAACAGCTGCCACATGTGGTCCAGCAACAAGAAGGGCCTCAGCACTCAATGATGCCCAGCTATCCTACAAAATGGTTGCAACACCCAAAGTTGTCTGAGCACCCTGGGCTACCTGACTTTCTGCCCCAACTACAGCAGCCTCAGCAACCTGAGATGCCCATCTACCTGCCCCAACAACCAAAGCAGCCCCAATACCATGAAACACCTGCCTACCCATTACAATATCCCCAAAACACTCGGCACCATGAAGGGTCTGGTCACACACAACGACAACATCAAAATACTGGTAACCCTAAGATGCCCCCTCTGCCACAACACCCCAAAGTGCCTGGCTACTCtcaggtgcagcagcagcaggctcCCCAGCACCCCCAAGTGCCTGACTACCCTTTGCAGCAGGATTCACAGCAGCCACCACAGCATCCCAAG GTGCCTGGCTACCCTCTGCGGCAGCTGCCCCAGCTTCCCAAGGTGCCTGGCTACCCTCAGATGCAGCAGCAGGCACCCCAGCTTCCCAAGGTGCCTGGCTACCCTCAG gtgcagcagcagcaggcgcCCCAGCACCCCAAGGTGCCTGGCTACCCtcaggtgcagcagcagcaggcgcCCCAGCACCCCAAGGTGCCTGGCTACCCtcaggtgcagcagcagcagcaggcgcCCCAGCACCCCAAGGTGCCTGGCTACCCtcaggtgcagcagcagcagcaggcgcCCCAGCACCCCAAGGTGCCTGGCTACCCtcaggtgcagcagcagcagcaggcgcCCCAGCACCCCAAGGTGCCTGGCTACCCTCAGGTGCAGCAGCAGGCGCCCCAGCACCCCAAGGTGCCTGGCTACCCTCAGGTGCAGCAGCAG CAGCAGGCGCCCCAGCACCCCAAGGTGCCTGGCTACCCTCAGGTGCAGCAGCAGGCGCCCCAGCACCCCAAGGTGCCTGGCTACCCTCAGGTGCAGCAGCAGGCGCCCCAGCACCCCAAGGTGCCTGGCTACCCtcaggtgcagcagcagcaggcgcCCCAGCACCCCAAGGTGCCTGGCTACCCtcaggtgcagcagcagcaggcgcCCCAGCACCCCAAGGTGCCTGGCTACCCTCCACCGCAGGCACAGGAAGTGCAGCAACCACCCCAGCACCCCAAGGTTCCTAGCTACCCTCCACAACAGcaggtgctgcagcagcaggCACCCCAGAACCCCAAGGTGCCTGGCTACCCTACCCAGCAGTCCCAGCATCCCCAGGTGCCTGAATACCTGCCCCAGCAGCCTAAGCACCCTGAGGTGTCTGCCAAGCAACCTTTGGTATCCCAGCGATCACAGCCCTTACAGGGGCATAGCCAGAGACCCCAAGCACTTCGCCATTCTGCCAAGCTACCCAAGCGACCTTACTTTGCTCTCCAGTGGCCACATCCTCAACCTAAGTGGTTGCAAAAAGCATAG